Part of the Candidatus Brocadia sinica JPN1 genome, AGCCGACCATCTTCAAGCAACTTTACCTTTACTACGACGTCAGACGCCATGTCCTTTGCCAGACTTTTCACAAAATGAGCGACATGCCACCGATCTTCGTCTGAAAGCTTTTCTAAGTATGATCCCATAGGGGTCTCATTGAAACCCGTTGAAATAGTACGATAAATATCCTCTATCGCATTGCCACCCTTAAAGTTCCACCCCTTTGTCAAATCCCTGGCCCGATAAGGCATATTCCACTCAGTTTGCAAAGCAACAGTCAAAGGCCCATTTCCCCTGCCGTCATCCCCGTGGCACTCGAAACATTTCGTTTCCTGAAATAATTCCTCACCCCTCTGCACACTTTCCGGTGATGAGGCTACATTTCCCACAGGAACCACTTTAGGCGCAGCATCTTTTTTAAACTGTTCGTTAAAGGTCTTAAGATAATAAAGCACCTGCCACCGTTCTGTCTCGCTGATTGTGCTCCAGAAAGGCATGGCCGTCCCTTCTATGCCGCTGGTGATTATTCGAAACAAATCTTCATCCGTAGGAACTGATCCAAACGCAGTAGAACGAACCTTATATTCATTCCTGGTAAAATTCCTTGGCTTGGGGAACATCGTGATAGAGGCGGGACCATCACCCTTTCCCTCAATTCCATGACAGTACCAACACCTTTTTTCGTAAACTTTTTTTCCTTCCGCAACAGCTTCTGTCGTTTCTGGCAGCTTCTGAGGTACTTCATGTTTATACGTTCTAAACAAATGAGATGCTTGCGCGGATACATCCTCACATACCCAAGAAACACCGCCAAACACAACGATTAATCCACAACCAATCAGTCCTTTTTTTAACGCTTTTATCATAGTATTACTTGCTCTTTTTCCTTGCTGTTTATAAATTAATCATCGAAAACAGTGAAGACTAATCCTGTTTTACATAAACATACCACTACTCAAGCTTTTCTCTTTGCCTAGGCATAACGCCGGCCGTGTCATACTCACCCATGATAATCTTCCAGATTTCGTCATCCTTTAAATCGTCTTTCCACGAAGGCATCGCTGAATCCCATGGTGTAGACTCTGAAGGCAGACCAGGCCCTCCGTCTTTAATTCTCCAAAAGAGATAATTATCTACCACCGTTGCAATTGTCCCCGGATCCTGAAAGTTAATCGGTCGCAGGCGGAACGAATTCGCAAACGGGCCGTTACCATCTGCCTTCGAACCATGACAGGGACGACAGTAGGTTTGGAAAAGTATCTTTCCCTCCTCTATGCTTTTCCGCTGGACATCTGCATCTGCCTGTCTGAAAGGATTTTCAAGTTTTTCAAAGTCTTGCGGTAATGTTGGATGCTGAATCCTCAGCTCGACAGGTGAAGCAGCGCCAGGAATCGACCATGTATACACGAACCACCCTACAAGGACAGGAAAACCAACGAATAGCGTCTTTTGTAGAAAAAACTTTATCATCGGCCCCTGATCCGGAAGCAGAAAACTTAAAAAATCTGCAAACTTCTTGTTGCTGGTAGTCGCATAAACCAGACCAGCCAATATCCCCATAATCATATACCACATCATTAAGGTACTCGGCGTGGGCATGGGGTGACCTTTTCCCATTAACATCTGAAAGATCTTTGGCGAAGCATATTTAAGAAACAGAAATAAACAGACAACGGCTGTTAGTATCCAGATAAACAAAAATGTCTTGCGTTTATTAGCCATTCATAACACTCCTAACAATTATTCAATCGCTATGCATCACGTAATCTATTTCAAACTTTGCAAAAAGGAGACAATCCCGTAAAAGTCCTTTACACTCAGAAGTTCACCAATATTTCCAGGCATAATGGATACCTCCTGCTTTTTCATTTCAGCTACATCTGATTTTGGAATAACGACCTCTTCGACCTCACCGCTTTCTTCCAAGAACAACACCAGCTCTTCATCGGTCTCACTTTTGATCAATCCGTTGTAAGGTATGCCATCAGAAGTTATTACATACATCGTTTCGTAACCTTTCACTATTTTTGCGCTGGGTTTAAGGATAGACTCCACAAAATATTCAGGCGTCTGGATTGCGCCAATCCCGGTAAGCTCAGGCCCAACCTTTTTCCCTCTCCCATTCACAATGTGACATTTTCCGCAGGTAACCGGACGTGTTTCATCAAAAAACACCTTTTCCCCCTCCTTCGCATCAACCACCACAGGAGGCACCCACGGCTTCACTTTCTTCTTAGATGCCTCGGGTATCTTATCCTTATATTTCATTAGGGCGCCAATATCAGATTCCCCACCCAACGTCTGGAGATAGGCCAAAACAGCCAGTATCTTTTCACGCGACAGCATAATAGGAGGGTCATATACCCTAGGCATAATTTTATCATAACCTTTCACAATATATTTTTCCGGCTCTACGATGGATTCTACAAGATAATCGAGCCCGTTTGGCATACCCAACTCTTTTGCTCGTTCCTCCGCCCGACTTGCCAACCCTTCCTGGTCAGGACCCCTCGTAGCACTCCCGCTTGTCCCTATCTTATGACAGGTACCACACTGTCCATCCCCCCAGAATACCTTTTCACCAGCCTCCGGGCTGACTCCTCCGGCAGACTCGCCCCCACCCGTGCCAGAAAGCCCCGCCACATATATTGTGATATAGATATAAAATCCTATAACTGCAATTCCAAAAGCTGTAATTTTTAGCATGCTCTTATTCATAAGTTTTTCCAGGCCTTCATTTTACCATAGTAAAATTCAATCATATTAATTACTCCGCTAACTTACTTCAAATTCACGAACCACTCATCACGGTTTTCACAACACCTTTAACCCCTCAGCCTTTTACCTATCATTAATTCGAGTACTGTTTTGGTATCAAGTCTTGTTTTCAAGAATACTACGTATAATGCTCCGGATGAGGCTCTGTTAACTCAAACTCTTCTTTCAAAACACCTTTCTCCTTTTTTTCTCCCAGGTTAGCCAACCAAAATACGAATGCAACCAAACCCAGGAAGAGCGCTACGATCAAACCAACAACCCTTCCCATAAACGATAATGTTGGCGTGTATGCCCACTGCGAGGTATCCTGCAACACACCATAGATGTGCCAATCCATTCTCAGACCAGAACGTATAAAGCCCATAAGCCCCATCAGTATAACAATAACCACACACAGGAGAATCAACGCATACTGGGATCTCACCGGCATCTTTCCCCACACGATACCACCCACAATTTTAGCTTTACGAAACATAAAGATATCTATAACAGCATTCATGATCAGACAACTCATCACAACCGAAACCTGAGTTACAGACAAGTACCTCAGCACCAGGTTGGCCTTCTGCATGACTTCAAAACCATAATACCAGAAATAGAGCACAGCAATACATGCCGTGACCGCAAACAACAGAGACTGCGCCAGCTTCCCTTTATTTTTAAACGTCAGGAATACCGCCAGACAGACAACGAATGACTGGATATAAAGCGCGCGTATGAGCGGTTTCACGAAAACCTTTATATTCGCTTCCAATTCCACAAAATTGAGCGAAATCGCATAAGAAACCAGCATCAATAAACAAAATATCAGGGCAGAAAATATCCCTATCTTGCCGACACGCCCCTGTTCAGAAAATGGCACCATCTCCCCCTTATTGCTCCGCCTGTAAATCAAAAAGGAGAAAAAGGTCGCTAAAATGATCAGATTCACCACGGCATTTTTCGCCGCCATAACTCCGAAATATTTAGAGAAAGGATGGTACTGCTCACCAATCATAGCCCTTTCTTCTCCACTTAGCGGCAGATTATGAGGGGTAAGCCACACTGCGAAACACATAAAGATAACAAAAATAAGATATTTAATGAACTTTGTGTAGCGTTCAGACCCTTTAATCCTTCCCATTCCAAGCCACAGGTAGTAATTAGCACCAATAAAGAGCATGCCAATCAGGATTGCCTGAATAATAAATGTCCAAGAGAATGCCCCCCCCATCATGATATTACCCATCACAGGACTGGCGCTATATACTTCTCGTCCCAGCCAATAACCAGCAAAGGGAAGAGGAATCAATGCCCCTACTCCTATAAAGTTTCCGACATAACCCATCCAATCATAATGTGCCTTTTCTTCTTCTGTCTTTGCACCCAGAAATTTGACCGCAGCGTAGGCTCCCACCACAAAACCGCCAAAACACACATTAGCAATCAACCGATGAATGTTTACAGGCATCCAAAGCGGATTATATATGGCATGATACAAGCTAAGAACCTTTCCCGTCGCCGGCACAATCCCTGCCGGGCTCATCATGTACGTAGCCCAAGAGTTGGTCAAAAACATAAGCCCTGTACCAAAGAGATTGAGGAGAACACCCAGAGTGATGTGGAACCACTTCTTCGCCGCTGTCCCTTTTAGGAGTTCCCACGAATAATAGTACCCATACAAGGTAAATGCCTCACCGAAGAACATCAGCGCATAAACATACATGGTCGGCGCAAAGACGTTCGTCATGTGGCCCATAAATTCGGGATACAAACCGAACAAGCAAAACCCAAGCAAACCACCCAATGACGCAGTCGTGGCAAAGGCCGCAGAAAGTAACTTGGTAAACTCCTTTGCCATTTTATCATATTTGATGTCACCACCTTTAAAACCCACAATCTCCACAATCACCGCAAAGATGGGAACACCAAGCACAAAGGCAGCAAACATAAGGTGCAACTCAGACACGACCCAGACAATCGTTCGGGGGTCCATACCAAAAAATGTCCGGTATTGAACCGGGGCCATTTCCTCTTCTTCTATCGCCGCAGTAACGGTTCCTGCACCCTCCACAGGTTGCCCCTCAGGCAATTGAGATGATGCCGATGGCTGACTCGCCTCAAATTGAGGCAATTCTACGCCAGTTGCCGGAACCTCACCTTCTTTTGTCGCTTGCGCTGGCACATCAGCCGCAACCACCCTTTGAGAAGAAGAAAAAAACGAAACAAGAGAGAGAAAAATTAATAAAAAAACAACAAAAGCACTTCTTTTTGCAAATCCCAACAATATCTTCAAATTATTCATTAGTGGTGCGCCTTTTTATTCGAGTAAGTTACACATTTCGATAAAAGTATAATCACAGTTATTTTTTTGCATAGACAAAGTCTACCGTAGTTTCTTCTTTAGGCTTTACAGCCACATCGCTTGTCTTTTTTCCAAGCTTTTCCTGCCAGGCTTCAATCTTATACGAACCTGACGGCACATTCTCTATCTTAAAACGCCCATTCTCATCCGTAACAGCGAAATAGGGGTTGGCCTTCACTACTATAAATGAACTCATCCATTTGTGAACATCGCACGTTATCTTAACTACTTCAGCGATATCAAATTTCTTCGTCAGTTTTCCACCGCCGGATACCCCCTCATTAAAGCCTGGATTTTTTATTGACCAGGAATGGAGATTGTGCATCACATTGTCACTATTCAGCAGATCAACGCTGGCACCGGCAGATACAGCAAGCACGTGGGGAGTAAACAGACATTCTTTCTGATCCAACACAGCAGCGGCTGTTGCCTCCGCCTTCTTACCCGCAGCAATATCGACTAAGGAAACTACAACGTTTTTGATACCCCTGGACTCTCCATTTATCACCAATTCCTCTGATTGTTTATTTTCATGACCACAGGTCTGCTCATCTTTATCAACCTTTAATACTTTCACAGCTGGAACATCACCATCATATTTAACTATCCCAGTAATCGTTCCACCATCCTTCACATCGATCTCTTTGTAAGCCTCTGCCTTTGCCGTATGACCTACCCATACCACATTGGCCATTACGCCAAATACCAAACCACCAACAATAGATACGTATCGCAAATTTTTCACCATCATTACCTCCCTATTCATCTTTTTTAAAACACGAGAACTTTGCTTAGTATAACCAACACAAAGACGCGCATAATACATTTACGAAGAGAATTTGTCAACCGCAAATTTAGTCACAGCACAAACAGAAACTAGGAATTCTGTGCTTTTTGAAAAAACTTGGCAATTGGGAAACTAGCAATAACAATATTTATTCCTTTTTGGAAAAAAACAAGAAAAAACAAAAAAATTACATAACTAATTAAATTTCAAATTGTTAGTTTTTGATATCACTGGATAAAAAAAGTACTCTCCAATTTTAGCAGTTAAGACCTAATTTCAACAATGCAACAATGGTTTCAATAAAGTATTCCAAAATTATTTATATTCACTAAAATATCTTTATTTTCCCTTTGCGATAAAATCCAAAGCCATCAATTCACATTAATTTAATGTCCTCTTCAACGTTTCAATCTCTTTAGGATTTGTAAGCCTGCCGGATTCCACTATCACATCTGGCTCCATCTTGAACCGCCTGACCCACGTAGCCTCTGACGGATGTTTCCAATACAGCTTGTACAGTCCAGGCGACACATTCATAAAATGATATACACCATCATTATCTGTTATAGCCTCAAGTTCAATGGCCCCTTCCACGGGGCGGTACCCTTTGGTTAACACCCCTCCCTTTTCTAACATTTGCAACTTTACCTGACAATCTGGAAGAGGTTTTCCACTGTGCAATATTCTCCCTTCAACCTTGCCAAGATTTGGGTCCTGAACAACAGGTTTTTCTTTCTCCAGACCTTCTTCAACAGTATCTGCACTTCCCTTATTCAATGATTCACTTGTCGGTTTTTGTTTCAGTTCAGACGTTTCGGTATCGGGTCCATGTATTTTTTCCTCTGCAACAGACTCATCTTCATCTACACCCGTTGTCACACTTTCTACTTCCATCTTCGGCAGACCGCTTTCCACCGACGCCCTTTCCACTTTCTTCTTTTTAGTCTTTAGCCGATAGTATTTTCCCCCGATTGCCTTTTCGGCAGGAGACGTCCTTATCTCATCTGCAATCCTACTTTCCCCGCTATTTTCCACTGTAGAGACAGAAATCCGCCCGTCGGTTTGTTCCTTTTTTCTTTTTTCACATCCACATCCATTGCCTTTGGTTTGCTTTCGACCTCATCGGGAACCGCCTTTACCTGCTTCTCCCCAGGCAACAAAGACATCTTAAGCGAAGAAATCACAGAGGTGGGGATGAGTACCTGGATGGCATCTTCTGTAATCTCTTTGATCTTGCATTCTATGGCCATATCCGTGCCATTAAGAGAAATTACATCAGGGTAATT contains:
- a CDS encoding ethylbenzene dehydrogenase-related protein, producing MIKALKKGLIGCGLIVVFGGVSWVCEDVSAQASHLFRTYKHEVPQKLPETTEAVAEGKKVYEKRCWYCHGIEGKGDGPASITMFPKPRNFTRNEYKVRSTAFGSVPTDEDLFRIITSGIEGTAMPFWSTISETERWQVLYYLKTFNEQFKKDAAPKVVPVGNVASSPESVQRGEELFQETKCFECHGDDGRGNGPLTVALQTEWNMPYRARDLTKGWNFKGGNAIEDIYRTISTGFNETPMGSYLEKLSDEDRWHVAHFVKSLAKDMASDVVVKVKLLEDGRLPSEPLDESWSKAAPVEIPLAGQIIASPRHWTPSIDAIMIRAMYNEEEIVFLLEWDDSTNKQEEIFRDAVSIQFPTKIPESLKKPYFAMGDSSGAVNLWSWKAHWQEGFGQITEAPETEAGMVCEMNAKGFKNVTMQPPESQNVTGKGVYQNGRWKVLLKRTLKTEDAKDLQFEIGKLIPAAFAVWDGSNSDVAGQKSISVWYYIMLEKPVPKTVFAYVLIAIVMGASVELWFIARLRRFPPKLEEEQQ
- a CDS encoding c-type cytochrome, with product MANKRKTFLFIWILTAVVCLFLFLKYASPKIFQMLMGKGHPMPTPSTLMMWYMIMGILAGLVYATTSNKKFADFLSFLLPDQGPMIKFFLQKTLFVGFPVLVGWFVYTWSIPGAASPVELRIQHPTLPQDFEKLENPFRQADADVQRKSIEEGKILFQTYCRPCHGSKADGNGPFANSFRLRPINFQDPGTIATVVDNYLFWRIKDGGPGLPSESTPWDSAMPSWKDDLKDDEIWKIIMGEYDTAGVMPRQREKLE
- a CDS encoding c-type cytochrome, giving the protein MNKSMLKITAFGIAVIGFYIYITIYVAGLSGTGGGESAGGVSPEAGEKVFWGDGQCGTCHKIGTSGSATRGPDQEGLASRAEERAKELGMPNGLDYLVESIVEPEKYIVKGYDKIMPRVYDPPIMLSREKILAVLAYLQTLGGESDIGALMKYKDKIPEASKKKVKPWVPPVVVDAKEGEKVFFDETRPVTCGKCHIVNGRGKKVGPELTGIGAIQTPEYFVESILKPSAKIVKGYETMYVITSDGIPYNGLIKSETDEELVLFLEESGEVEEVVIPKSDVAEMKKQEVSIMPGNIGELLSVKDFYGIVSFLQSLK
- a CDS encoding cytochrome ubiquinol oxidase subunit I, whose amino-acid sequence is MNNLKILLGFAKRSAFVVFLLIFLSLVSFFSSSQRVVAADVPAQATKEGEVPATGVELPQFEASQPSASSQLPEGQPVEGAGTVTAAIEEEEMAPVQYRTFFGMDPRTIVWVVSELHLMFAAFVLGVPIFAVIVEIVGFKGGDIKYDKMAKEFTKLLSAAFATTASLGGLLGFCLFGLYPEFMGHMTNVFAPTMYVYALMFFGEAFTLYGYYYSWELLKGTAAKKWFHITLGVLLNLFGTGLMFLTNSWATYMMSPAGIVPATGKVLSLYHAIYNPLWMPVNIHRLIANVCFGGFVVGAYAAVKFLGAKTEEEKAHYDWMGYVGNFIGVGALIPLPFAGYWLGREVYSASPVMGNIMMGGAFSWTFIIQAILIGMLFIGANYYLWLGMGRIKGSERYTKFIKYLIFVIFMCFAVWLTPHNLPLSGEERAMIGEQYHPFSKYFGVMAAKNAVVNLIILATFFSFLIYRRSNKGEMVPFSEQGRVGKIGIFSALIFCLLMLVSYAISLNFVELEANIKVFVKPLIRALYIQSFVVCLAVFLTFKNKGKLAQSLLFAVTACIAVLYFWYYGFEVMQKANLVLRYLSVTQVSVVMSCLIMNAVIDIFMFRKAKIVGGIVWGKMPVRSQYALILLCVVIVILMGLMGFIRSGLRMDWHIYGVLQDTSQWAYTPTLSFMGRVVGLIVALFLGLVAFVFWLANLGEKKEKGVLKEEFELTEPHPEHYT
- a CDS encoding carboxypeptidase regulatory-like domain-containing protein, with the translated sequence MMVKNLRYVSIVGGLVFGVMANVVWVGHTAKAEAYKEIDVKDGGTITGIVKYDGDVPAVKVLKVDKDEQTCGHENKQSEELVINGESRGIKNVVVSLVDIAAGKKAEATAAAVLDQKECLFTPHVLAVSAGASVDLLNSDNVMHNLHSWSIKNPGFNEGVSGGGKLTKKFDIAEVVKITCDVHKWMSSFIVVKANPYFAVTDENGRFKIENVPSGSYKIEAWQEKLGKKTSDVAVKPKEETTVDFVYAKK
- a CDS encoding carboxypeptidase-like regulatory domain-containing protein, with product MENSGESRIADEIRTSPAEKAIGGKYYRLKTKKKKVERASVESGLPKMEVESVTTGVDEDESVAEEKIHGPDTETSELKQKPTSESLNKGSADTVEEGLEKEKPVVQDPNLGKVEGRILHSGKPLPDCQVKLQMLEKGGVLTKGYRPVEGAIELEAITDNDGVYHFMNVSPGLYKLYWKHPSEATWVRRFKMEPDVIVESGRLTNPKEIETLKRTLN